AAGagattttaattttcagaaaatatacaTAACACAAGTTTTTATAATTTGGTTacatatgtaaaattatatggtggttaatttataatattatgggaattatgtatttgtatatgaattttcaataatttttaattagattttattatgtttatcttgatccaactaaaatttattattttctaatgtTTATCATTTATCGTTTTTACATTAGAGGTTGAAATAAAAATTGGGTTCCATAATTTATCAATGATTCAATATACAAAGATTTCTAGAGCAGACAATTTTGGTTATGTCATGTAGTATATTATATCTTGCTTTATTTTTCTcattatttcgttaatttttctttttcaaaaaattcagGAGTGACTTTTGTGGGAttagaaggagaagaaaaagatCAAGTTGTGGTGATCGGTGAAGGAGTCGACGCAGCCGGTTTGGTCCTCCGGCTTCGCAAGAAAGTGGGTTTTGCTGACCTTATTAGTGTCACTGATGTTGACACTTCTTAATTCTTAGTATAATACCGAAATcatatttctttattttgttgCATTCTTTTTCAGTAAGCATACCACCTTTTCTTTAATCGCTGTTATTCCCATAGTtataatatattgttaaaaatatattttatttatgatttttccttatttattcttttgtaaTATGCTATTTCTTTTTGCAACATGTTATCCTTTTAAATGTCGATGTCTAACACAGCCAAACAAATAACTTGAAATCTTAAACTCTTAACATCTATGAGAGAAAAAATATATT
This genomic stretch from Raphanus sativus cultivar WK10039 chromosome 3, ASM80110v3, whole genome shotgun sequence harbors:
- the LOC108835423 gene encoding heavy metal-associated isoprenylated plant protein 47 codes for the protein MAKKILMSVNMRCQKCRSAALKIGGQTTGVTFVGLEGEEKDQVVVIGEGVDAAGLVLRLRKKVGFADLISVTDVDTS